From a region of the Zingiber officinale cultivar Zhangliang chromosome 4B, Zo_v1.1, whole genome shotgun sequence genome:
- the LOC121977996 gene encoding calmodulin-like protein 3, with the protein MESAELRRVFQMFDRNGDGMITKQELSDSLQNLGIYIPEAELAALIEKIDVNGDGCVDADEFGTLYQSIMDERDEEEDMREAFNVFDQNGDGFITVDELRSVLASLGFKQGRTAEECRKMISQVDVDGDGKVNFTEFRQMMKGGGFAALG; encoded by the coding sequence ATGGAGAGCGCGGAGCTGCGGCGGGTGTTCCAGATGTTCGACCGCAACGGCGACGGCATGATAACGAAGCAGGAGCTGAGTGACTCGCTGCAGAACCTGGGAATCTACATCCCGGAGGCGGAGCTGGCGGCCTTGATCGAGAAGATCGACGTGAACGGCGACGGGTGCGTGGACGCCGACGAGTTCGGGACGCTGTACCAGTCCATCATGGACGAGCGGGACGAGGAGGAGGACATGCGCGAGGCCTTCAACGTCTTCGACCAGAACGGGGACGGCTTCATCACCGTCGACGAGCTGCGCTCCGTGCTCGCCTCGCTGGGATTCAAGCAGGGGCGGACCGCGGAGGAGTGCCGGAAGATGATCAGCCAGGTGGACGTCGACGGCGACGGCAAGGTCAACTTCACGGAGTTCCGGCAGATGATGAAAGGGGGAGGTTTTGCCGCCTTGGGTTAA